One genomic segment of Cryptococcus neoformans var. neoformans JEC21 chromosome 8 sequence includes these proteins:
- a CDS encoding myo-inositol transporter 2, putative, with product MSSTPSQLDKDTGLSKFVENANEIETIEDTGVPPIKPSGFGGHLIDENLVKVEGEDKVTPYLCFLISASAIAGFLFGYDTGVVGVALPLVGTDLGGSVLSSSQQEIITAGTTIGAIFGSAILGGWGDRLGRKVAILIADFFFTVGAVLIAASYSVPQMIVGRIVLGVGVGGAAAIAPLFITETAPTAVRGRCIGVNAFFIPFGQVVSEAIGAGVQDMKNGWRLLFALGAVPSLVQLVLFHYLPESPRILILRGQTDRARHVFSSIYPNATPEMIDYKFRVAQEYVAATTALQSGTTYWQRAKTLFTKGSYRRSIVTVSLIQMAGQLSGFNTLLYYAGTLFGLLGLTNPALGGLIPAGTNAFFVLVGMTLVDKVGRRGLLMFGVPIMLAGLVWNIVAFHYLCIPTGGLLDTSYTYDTKLVGIVIGGIVFFTTGFGLTYSHLAWYQSEFLALEVRSVGSGIATTANWVANLVVSVSYLTELETLTPSGTYGLYLGFSVVFFIFAIFCYPETKQLSIDETSLLFEEDWGVKRSRQMRRERREAQRRLADSEMTEVVTAHVQAQKQKDSAVTRSELDNFMARLKNGGRRLSVPQ from the exons ATGAGCAGCACACCTTCCCAACTTGACAAAGATACAGGTTTATCAAAGTTTGTCGAGAATGCGAATGAGATTGAGACCATCGAAGATACTGGGGTTCCGCCTATCAAGCCCTCTGGGTTCGGAGGTCATCTGATA GATGAAAATTTAGTaaaggttgaaggagaagataaAGTAACACCGTATTTGTGCTTTTTGATCTCTGCT TCCGCCATTGCTGGTTTCCTCTTTGGTTATGATACAGGTGTTGTTGGCGTCGCATTGCCTCTTGTTGGTACCGATTTAGGAGGATCCGtactttcttcatcacaGCAAGAGATCATTACCGCAGGAACAACAATAGGTGCTATCTTTGGTTCGGCTATTCTCGGTGGCTGGGGTGACCGCTTGGGACGAAAGGTTGCAATCTTAATCGCTGACTTCTT CTTCACTGTTGGTGCTGTACTCATTGCTGCGAGTTATTCTGTCCCACAAATGATTGTCGGTCGAATCGTCCTTGGTGTCGGTGTTGGTGGTGCGGCAGCCATTGCGCCTCTATTTATCACAGAAACCGCCCCCACAGCCGTTCGAGGTAGATGTATCGGTGTTAA tgccttcttcatcccctttGGTCAGGTGGTTTCAGAAGCTATAGGTGCTGGCGTTCAAGACATGAAGAATGGCTGGCGTCTTCTCT TCGCCCTTGGCGCTGTTCCATCTCTCGTACagctcgtcctcttccactaCCTCCCGGAGTCACCCCgaatcctcatcctccgtgGCCAAACAGACCGTGCTCGACATGTCTTCAGTAGCATATACCCCAACGCAACTCCCGAGATGATCGATTACAAATTCCGCGTCGCTCAGGAATATGTTGCGGCTACCACTGCCCTCCAATCTGGTACAACTTACTGGCAGCGAGCAAAAACACTGTTTACCAAGGGTTCTTACCGTCGTTCCATCGTTACTGTTAGTCTCATTCAGATGGCTGGCCAGCTTTCCGGTTTCAATACTCTTCTTTATTATGCAGGTACTCTATTCGGTCTTCTCGGTTTGACCAACCCAGCTCTTGGAGGTCTCATTCCTGCTGGGACAAACGCGTTCTTCGTTCTCGTCGGTATGACCTTGGTTGACAAGGTTGGTCGGCGGGGCTTGTTGATGTTTGGCGTTCCAATTATG CTTGCTGGTTTGGTTTGGAACATTGTAGCATTCCACT ATCTGTGTATCCCCACTGGCGGTCTTCTCGATACATCGTACACATACGACACAAAGCTCGTCGGTATCGTCATTGGCGGtatcgtcttcttcaccaccgGCTTCGGTCTTACCTACAGTCACTTGGCCTGGTACCAATCTGAATTCTTGGCGCTTGAAGTTCGATCCGTCGGCTCCGGTATTGCCACTACTGCCAACTGGGTTGCAAACCTCGTCGTATCTGTATCATATCTCACCGAACTCGAAACTCTCACACCTTCTGGTACCTACGGTCTTTATCTTGGGTTTAGTGTCGTGTTCTTCATATTTGCCATCTTCTGCTACCCCGAAACAA AACAACTTTCCATTGACGAAACATCTCTACTCTTCGAGGAGGATTGGGGAGTCAAGCGTTCCAGGCAGATGCGTCGAGAACGTCGGGAAGCTCAACGTCGTCTGGCGGATTCCGAGATGACGGAAGTTGTTACCGCCCATGTCCAAGCACAGAAGCAAAAGGACAGCGCCGTTACTCGATCAGAGTTGGATAACTTTATGGCGAGGTTGAAGAATGGTGGCAGGAGGCTCTCGGTCCCACAATAG
- a CDS encoding expressed protein, producing MISMIPGKLSTNEDLRKATIALGSSHSGCRYIRGALEAKQGFIVGQRRICSSLQSLYPHDERNNFGKKIISRFPIISRGSNGQWSCDGHDKLSAWGFQFCGIRDVWSGYLILISCYPIIEWERISSGY from the exons ATGATCAGTATGATCCCCGGCAAGCTCTCAACCAACGAGGATCTTCGCAAAGCAACCATTGCGCTGGGGTCTTCCCATAGCGGCTGTAGGTATATAAGAGGTGCATTGGAAGCCAAACAAGGTTTTATTGTAGGGCA aagacgaaTCTGCTCATCTCTCCAATCTCTATATCCGCACGACGAGCGAAATAATTTCGGTAAAAAAATTATCTCTCGCTTCCCTATCATCAGCAGGGGCTCGAATGGACAGTGGAGCTGCGATGGGCACGACAAGCTTTCTGCTTGGGGATTTCAATTCTGCGGGATCCGAGACGTGTGGTCCGGCTATCTTATTCTTATAAGCTGTTACCCAATAATCGAATGGGAACGAATATCCAGTGGGTATTAA
- a CDS encoding transcription factor PacC, putative: MAYPTLPPNLLSTPNTYSDSVSPTDPEPITPELVSREPEKPAQKAAKTAMNNTSTASKPSESKGETLPCKWTGCSHISDSPDELYDHLCTVHVGRKSTNNLCLTCGWENCGTKCVKRDHITSHLRVHTPLKPHPCAVCGKTFKRPQDLKKHERIHTAEHHQLHKLSKAPTTADPEFNSRVSLSSATRIDRPRSPLSTSLSPTSTSSHSLHSSSSPFDHLLATGFHTDKSVSPTPSALALLHKKQHEELAAYQQKEMLVLQQLAFNQQQSQAYAARLAAEPFGTGAGAKRGQADAFHDLLSDVKKRKVEPVYDQDMIHRLNALVPPSLPTSFPTLPSLGGYNQYQTFPSFNGYPSLPSLHTSIYPTTAPQAQYSNQSPLPIPEIKTEADLAMFNEFMISLGRDAAANKAGPHPMTQSASGSGASNGYSASNSGTPLSETSGGVEDLFNAEELASLGLAGMPGISIHSGGSHNSNDESTHSLSDASPPAVSFGGLYPSLDAMRNRTNSAPDVSALSGAARRPIAGLPRTSMGNAHNTSTNQSTKPSYLSGMFGHSSSQQYDGTTHNYLHGLSNEHHNDYSHSANNGATNAYASFDSLARNKQSFPAATLAPKMFHNKVYRDVAPLGTAVSKRARESAERTNVEDSDREELYADQESNHGYAVSNERAREERTPKIPVRSLIASIRTLSPSTAADGEDDLKLPAISPSHVEPGTDLPPLYSIQRGGHSSGQYRRASSLSSNSTSTSGSSSFNSSLAPSNVASGTTTPRGSTPPRGVPTKRHTEDEIVRGVKRLELGPAEPLRSTTPELPDSGTTEQALERDQKPDISALSLSSSPTPPSNNPPPSVSTANEEGKDMTIEEMRRRHAALIKSWLVAVNLQWRRKKMEEMQRQQREEMEELEEGGEAMNVDERERERVEVVA, translated from the exons ATGGCTTACCCAACTCTCCCGCCAAATCTCCTCAGTACTCCCAACACCTATTCTGACTCCGTTTCTCCCACCGATCCCGAGCCAATCACCCCTGAACTCGTCTCACGCGAGCCAGAAAAACCGGCTCAGAAGGCGGCGAAAACAGCGATGAACAACACCAGTACTGCTTCCAAACCCAGTGAAAGCAAGGGCGAGACATTACCGTGCAAGTGGACGGGATGTTCGCATATATCAGATTCTCCAGATGAGCTGTACGACCATTTATGTACGGTCCATGTAGGGAGAAAAAGTACAAATAATTTGTGTTTAACTTGTGGATGGGAAAATTGTGGTACCAAGTGTGTGAAGCGTGATCATATCACTAGTCATCTTCGAG TGCACACTCCGTTAAAGCCACACCCATGTGCTGTCTGCGGAAAGACTTTCAAGCGTCCTCAGGACTTGAAGAAGCATGAAAGGATCCACACTGCAGAGCATCACCAACTTCACAAACTCTCTAAAGCACCTACAACGGCCGACCCGGAGTTCAACTCTCGGgtctccctctcttccgccACCCGGATTGATCGTCCCCGTTCTCCGCTTTCTACCTCGCTTTCACCTACTAGTACTTCATCCCACAGCCTTCActcttcgtcctcaccCTTCGACCACCTCCTCGCAACCGGGTTCCATACTGACAAGTCCGTTTCACCCACACCGAGCGCGTTGGCGTTGTTGCACAAGAAGCAGCATGAAGAGTTGGCGGCGTACCAGCAAAAGGAAATGCTGGTGCTCCAGCAGTTGGCATTTAACCAGCAGCAAAGCCAAGCATATGCTGCCAGGCTTGCTGCTGAACCTTTTGGTACTGGCGCCGGTGCCAAGCGAGGGCAGGCAGATGCTTTCCATGACTTGTTGTCGGATGTGAAGAAGCGCAAAGTTGAGCCTGTTTATGACCAAG ACATGATTCATCGTCTCAACGCCCTTGTCcccccatctcttccaacaaGTTTCCCCACCCTTCCGTCTTTGGGAGGATATAACCAATATCAAACCTTCCCATCTTTCAATGGCTATCCTAgccttccatccctccaCACCAGCATCTATCCTACCACCGCTCCTCAGGCCCAGTACTCAAATCAGAGCCCTTTACCTATACCTGAAATCAAGACCGAGGCTGATCTGGCCATGTTCAACGAGTTTATGATCTCTTTGGGCCGGGATGCTGCTGCCAACAAAGCTGGTCCGCACCCCATGACGCAGAGTGCTTCAGGCAGCGGCGCATCCAACGGGTACTCTGCCAGTAACAGCGGTACTCCACTCTCTGAGACGAGTGGCGGTGTGGAAGACCTGTTCAATGCCGAAGAACTCGCTTCATTAGGTTTGGCAGGTATGCCTGGTATCTCAATCCACTCTGGCGGCTCGCACAACAGCAACGACGAAAGCACACACAGCCTTTCCGATGCTTCGCCTCCAGCCGTTTCCTTTGGTGGACTGTACCCTTCACTTGACGCGATGCGTAACCGTACCAACAGCGCGCCGGATGTTTCGGCATTGTCTGGCGCTGCCAGGAGACCCATCGCGGGGTTACCTCGGACTAGCATGGGTAATGCCCACAACACTTCGACCAACCAATCGACGAAGCCGAGTTATCTGTCTGGGATGTTTGGTCACAGTTCTAGCCAACAGTACGATGGGACTACGCACAACTATCTCCATGGCTTGTCAAACGAGCATCACAATGATTATTCTCACTCGGCGAACAATGGCGCTACCAACGCGTATGCCTCGTTTGACTCACTCGCGAGGAATAAGCAGTCCTTCCCTGCTGCCACTCTTGCGCCAAAAATGTTCCATAACAAGGTATACAGGGATGTGGCGCCGTTGGGTACTGCCGTGTCTAAGCGAGCGAGGGAAAGTGCCGAGCGGACGAACGTGGAGGACTCGGATCGTGAAGAGCTGTATGCGGATCAAGAGTCCAATCATGGGTATGCCGTCTCCAACGAGCGTGCACGAGAAGAGAGAACGCCCAAGATTCCTGTGCGATCACTCATCGCTTCAATTCGTACCCTCTCTCCATCTACTGCGGCCGATGGGGAAGACGACCTCAAGCTTCCTGCGATTTCACCATCACATGTCGAGCCCGGTACAGATTTGCCGCCTCTTTACTCTATCCAGCGTGGGGGGCACAGTTCAGGACAGTATCGACGTGCGTCATCACTCTCGTCCAACTCGACTAGTACTTCTGGCTCGTCCAGCTTTAACAGCTCGCTCGCCCCGTCGAATGTTGCCTCTGGCACGACGACACCAAGAGGCTCGACGCCTCCCAGGGGTGTACCCACCAAGAGGCATacagaggatgagattgtCCGTGGGGTCAAGCGACTGGAGTTGGGTCCCGCTGAGCCTCTGCGGTCAACGACGCCCGAGTTGCCCGATTCTGGCACGACTGAACAGGCGCTCGAGAGGGATCAGAAGCCCGACATTTCCGCTCTTTCCTTATCGTCCTCTCCTACTCCACCTTCTAATAACCCACCGCCGTCCGTCTCGACAGccaatgaagaaggaaaggacaTGACGatagaagagatgagaagaaggcacgCGGCGTTGATCAAGAGTTGGCTTGTAGCTGTCAATTTgcagtggaggaggaagaagatggaggagatgcAGAGGCAGCAgcgggaagagatggaggagcttgaagaaggaggggaggCGATGAATGTGgatgagagggagagggagagggtTGAGGTGGTTGCTTAA
- a CDS encoding expressed protein — translation MSTKPRAQTKPTISSPTPLLPLSLPSSPSKRQRTRVPRTVLKLVVGVGVLVYLVWLGAFLWERAVLSPGDAGGFALGSGSFVYTQEKEGVRGEGEGIMSDKPEAYVTFLSSITDPWYFLSTRLLLYQLHHHPHTSDPLRPLVVLTTPQIPAEVETQLEHQGAEVKRVELLVDGFPIPEGMGDNHHWKDQYTKLHIFNLTDYSRLLYLDNDILLLQSLAPLWETNLPTVKTGGVAGVGERNKLNMVENDKRTRPEEGEVKDYLNAGFMMITPDEKRFGELRKVRGYKPFYMEQALLNHYFDWEGAHPWEELDPLSVSHFPQKEDLARGYYALHAKMWKDEIDKEVVDYWEESVKDMELFWGSSR, via the exons ATGAGCACCAAGCCCAGAGCTCAAACTAaacccaccatctcctctcccacccctctcctccctctttcgctgccgtcttctccttcaaagcGCCAGCGCACCAGGGTGCCCAGGACGGTGTTAAAGCTGGTAGTCGGGGTAGGGGTACTGGTATACTTGGTCTGGCTTGGCGCCTTTCTCTGGGAAAGGGCGGTGTTATCGCCAGGTGATGCAGGAGGATTCGCGCTCGGGTCCGGATCCTTTGTCTACACacaggaaaaagagggggtaaggggagaaggagaagggataATGAGCGACAAACCGGAAGCCTACGTGACTTTCCTTTCATCTATTACCGATCCATGGTatttcctctccacccGCTTACTCCTCTACCAActccaccaccatccccaTACTTCTGACCCTTTACGCCCTCTTGTCGTCCTCACCACCCCCCAAATCCCCGCGGAGGTCGAAACCCAACTGGAGCACCAAGGTGCAGAGGTAAAGAGAGTAGAGTTGCTGGTGGACGGGTTCCCGATCCCTGAAGGAATGGGAGATAATCATCATTGGAAAGATCAGTATACCAAACTGCATATATTCAACCTTACGGATTACTCCCGCCTGCTCTACCTCGACAATGatattctccttctccaatcACTCGCCCCGTTATGGGAAACCAACCTCCCGACTGTGAAAACAGGGGGTGTAGCAGGAGTAGGCGAGAGAAATAAGCTGAATATGGTGGAGAATGATAAGAGAACAAgaccggaagaaggagaggtcAAAGATTATTTGAATGCGGGGTTTATGATGATAACCCCCGATGAAAAGAGGTTTGGCGAGCTCAGAAAAGTGAGGGGTTATAAGCCGTTTTACATGGAACAG GCGCTACTGAATCATTACTTTGACTGGGAAGGCGCACACCCATGGGAAGAACTTGATCCTTT GTCTGTCTCTCATTTTCCCCAGAAAGAAGATCTCGCCCGTGGTTACTACGC GCTACATGCGAAAATGTGGAAAGACGAAATAGATAAGGAGGTTGTAGATTATTGGGAGGAAAGCGTCAAGGATATGGAGCTGTTCTGGGGCTCGAGCCGATAA
- a CDS encoding transcription initiation factor tfiid 90 kda subunit (tafii-90), putative: MSQSPDPSSVKGGAQGQLAPKSSTPTQQPPLTDSKLLRQFVMEYLQSHGFDKALEKLTEQVEDANLSTTASAAVLGDADVSKEVADGKATAGEQGGEKEAIFRAPGPVPLESNIKRNIPQAQAVSASTMSDRITPEFEAQAKYIIEQLQKKVEAVQEEGGDEKEKELRDGIPVDGAMVDVSDKVAGYEAYRRWVDGGLDVWKAELDNLSFPLFVLSFLDMIHSGFLKTAREFFEKHSAHHRELHSQDLSSLSSVSTEEHIKRNPFCARILSEKYVVPLSRNAYDLLLQWLSGASLDDEWEAGLHSAPGRQKEAIKLIVVSHLNITVTNDSAPLDKVTIASKSGLISSSLPPNTNIDAFNTATQLKLGPPPMTEKLKEQVTRTLQDEGEAQGANGDANGDIDMTSPFPTNEPVIKLEPETERDPSVISPDESETLPPIPAVFRIADLKREVEAIKDKRKMIRLGPSGSGASAGSGVLPSVVAFTLFDHGENANSVEFSRDSSLMAVGSSESCVRLWSLKGDKLKKKKVDIEGNLVEDEGLPMRKLVGHSGPVYSLSFDPLYGSAGPPSTLLSSSQDGSIRLWSMDTYSNLVVYRGHGKDPVWDVEWGPMGVYFASASRDRTARLWSSDRVAPLRMYTGHLSDVNCVKFHPNSLYLATASTDTSCRLWDVQRGACVRLFLGHTDSVTTLSISPDGKTLASAGLDSSIWLWDLGSARPIKKMEGHTGAVTSLTFSAESSVLVSGGLDGTVRCWDVKSAGGERSVDGMFGGGDARRGEERGGLPMNPGDVWDTAPHTPDLLATWPTKRTPILKTHYTPRNLCMVAGSFVPPSNHRTSGGEK, translated from the exons ATGTCGCAGTCCCCAGACCCATCCTCCGTCAAGGGTGGCGCCCAAGGGCAGCTAGCTCCCAAATCATCCACACCCACCCAACAACCTCCTCTCACAGACTCAAAGCTCCTCCGCCAATTCGTCATGGAATACCTCCAATCTCATGGTTTCGACAAGGCTCTCGAAAAGCTCACTGAACAGGTGGAAGATGCGAATTTGAGTACAACTGCGAGCGCGGCTGTCTTGGGTGATGCAGATGTCTCCAAAGAAGTTGCGGATGGGAAGGCAACGGCAGGTGAACAAggcggagaaaaagaagccaTTTTCCGAGCTCCCGGTCCTGTACCGTTAGAATCCAACATCAAACGTAACATTCCCCAGGCCCAAGCTGTTTCTGCATCTACGATGTCTGATCGGATTACTCCCGAATTCGAGGCCCAAGCAAAATACATTATTGAGCAGCTTCAGAAAAAGGTCGAGGCCGTCCAAGAggagggtggagatgagaaggagaaggagctgAGAGATGGGATACCGGTTGATGGGGCGATGGTGGATGTCAGTGACAAAGTGGCTGGGTATGAGGCTTATAGGAGATGGGTAGATGGAGGATTGGATGTTTGGAAG GCTGAACTGGACAATCTGTCATTTCCGCTTTTCGTCCTCTCGTTTTTGGACATGATACATTCTGGTTTCCTCAAGACAG CTCGTGAATTCTTCGAAAAACACAGTGCCCATCATCGCGAACTTCATTCCCAggatctttcctcattaTCATCAGTATCAACTGAAGAACACATAAAGCGAAATCCTTTCTGTGCTAGAATACT GAGCGAAAAATACGTTGTTCCTTTATCTCGCAACGCTTATGATTTACTTTTACAATGGCTATCCGGAGCGAGcttggatgatgaatggGAAGCTGGTCTCCACAGCGCCCCGGGCAGACAAAAAGAGGCAATCAAGTTGATAGTGGTTAGCCATTTGAACATAACTG TTACCAACGATTCTGCGCCTCTCGATAAAGTCACAATAGCCTCTAAATCCGGTCTtatctcatcttctctcccacccAACACCAACATTGATGCTTTCAACACTGCCACCCAACTGAAGCTCGGTCCACCGCCAATGACAGAAAAGCTAAAAGAGCAAGTTACGAGGACGCTGCAGGATGAAGGGGAGGCACAAGGTGCCAACGGCGACGCAAACGGCGATATTGACATGACTTCACCCTTCCCGACTAACGAACCTGTTATCAAACTCGAGCCCGAGACTGAACGTGACCCCTCTGTGATCAGCCCTGACGAATCCGAAACGCTGCCGCCTATCCCTGCTGTCTTTCGCATAGCAGACCTCAAGCGGGAAGTGGAAGCGATCAAAGATAAACGCAAGATGATCCGCCTTGGTCCTTCTGGATCAGGAGCATCAGCTGGATCCGGCGTCTTACCGAGTGTGGTAGCGTTTACGCTGTTTGACCATGGTGAAAATGCCAACTCGGTAGAATTCTCGAGGGATAGCAGTTTGATGGCTGTTGGGAGCTCGGAGAGCTGTGTGAGACTTTGGAGTTTGAAAGGAGacaagttgaagaagaagaaggtggatATAGAAGGGAACTTggtggaagacgaagggTTGCCGATGAGGAAACTCGTTGGCCATTCTGGGCCAGTCtattccctttcctttgaTCCCTTGTATGGCTCTGCTGGTCCACCTTCCACGcttttatcttcttcacaaGATGGGTCTATCCGACTTTGGTCCATGGATACGTACTCAAACTTGGTAGTTTACAGAGGGCACGGTAAAGATCCTGTTTGGGATGTGGAGTGGGGTCCTATGGGCGTGTATTTTGCGAGCGCCAGTAGGGATCGGACGGCGAGGTTATGGAGTTCAGACAGGGTTGCGCCGTTGAGAATGTACACTGGGCATTTATCAGACGTGAAC TGCGTCAAATTCCATCCCAATTCGCTTTACCTTGCCACAGCGTCCACCGACACCTCTTGTCGATTATGGGACGTCCAACGCGGTGCATGCGtccgtctcttcctcggaCATACCGATAGCGTCACAACGCTCTCCATTTCCCCGGACGGCAAGACGCTCGCGTCGGCAGGGCTGGACTCGTCCATCTGGCTCTGGGACTTGGGCTCCGCCCGACcgatcaagaagatggagggtCATACTGGCGCGGTGACGAGTCTAACTTTCTCCGCTGAGAGTTCCGTCCTGGTTTCCGGGGGTCTGGATGGGACGGTGAGGTGTTGGGATGTGAAGAGTGCAGGAGGGGAGAGGAGTGTGGATGGGATGTTTGGTGGTGGGGATGCGAGAAGAGGCGAGGAGAGGGGTGGGTTACCGATGAATCCGGGTGATGTTTGGGATACTGCGCCTCATAC ACCGGACCTACTCGCAACGTGGCCAACAAAACGAACGCCCATTCTCAAAACACATTATACCCCTCGAAATTTGTGCATGGTAGCCGGGAGTTTTGTTCCACCTAGTAACCACAGGACGAGCGGCGGGGAAAAGTAG
- a CDS encoding asparagine synthase (glutamine-hydrolyzing), putative produces MCGIFCCFNRAGDISQYRARAIACSKRQRHRGPDWSGCYMTNNTVLVHERLAIVGVDTGAQPLTNEDESLVLAVNGEIYNHVALRKSLKNKDAVFKTHSDCEVIMHLYKEHDTGLCNMLDGMFSFVLVDKSVSPPRLIAARDPIGITTLYMGWNSQSPDTLYFASELKCIHEECDNLQAFPPGHFYDSKEKKLTRYFNPSWWDSDKGVVPHNDIDYKLLRETLEAAVKKRLMSEVPYGVLLSGGLDSSLIASIAARETDKLAEEQEKLRQERKQAIASGKWVGDEQPLASWPQLHSFAIGLPGAPDLIAARKAADFLGTIHHEYNFTVQEGLDAIPEVIHHLETYDVTTVRASTPMYLLSRKIKAMGVKMVLSGEGSDEIFGGYLYFHAAPTAKDFHEECVKRVKNLHTADCLRANKSTMAWGLEARVPFLDKTFLEVSMNVDAKYKMFSKGTHQEVDEDGRPKMEKYILRKAFDCSPEGKAYLPDSILWRQKEQFSDGVGYSWIDGMKDHAAAIVSDEKFANRATRWPLDTPDTKEAYWIREIFEHHFPTEAAAKTAVRWVPKQEWGVSSDPSGRAVSIHTAAYADGEAKA; encoded by the exons ATGTGTGGTATCTTCTGCTGCTTCAACCGTGCCGGAGACATCTCTCAATACCGAGCCCGAGCCATCGCCTGCTCCAAGAGGCAGCGACACCGTGGCCCCGATTGGTCAGGCTGTTACATGACCAACAATACCGTCCTCGTCCACGAGCGATTAGCCATTGTTGGTGTCG ACACCGGTGCTCAACCCCTTACCAACGAAGACGAAAGCCTTGTCCTCGCCGTTAACGGTGAAATTTACAACCACGTCGCTCTCAGAAAAAGTCTCAAGAACAAAGATGCCGTGTTCAAGACCCACTCGGACTGTGAAGTCATCATGCACCTC TACAAGGAGCACGACACCGGTCTCTGCAACATGCTTGACGGGATGTTCTCCTTTGTCCTCGTTGACAAGTCcgtctctcctcctcgatTGATCGCTGCCCGTGATCCTATCGGTATCACCACTCTCTATATGGGCTGGAACTCTCAGTCTCCCGACACTCTTTACTTTGCTTCTGAGCTCAAGTGTATCCACGAGGAGTGCGACAACCTCCAGGCTTTCCCTCCCGGACATTTCTACGAttccaaggagaagaagctcacTCGATACTTCAACCCTTCATGGTGGGACTCTGACAAGGGTGTTGTCCCTCACAACGACATTGACTACAAGCTTTTGAGAGAAACTCTTGAAGCTGCCGtcaagaagaggttgatgTCCGAAGTTCCCTATGGTGTCCTCCTCTCAGGTGGCCTTGACTCCAGTTTGATCGCTTCCATCGCCGCTAGAGAAACAGACAAACTCGCTGAGGAGCAAGAAAAATTGAGACAAGAACGAAAACAGGCTATTGCGTCTGGCAAGTGGGTTGGTGACGAGCAGCCCCTTGCTTCTTGGCCTCAACTCCACTCTTTTGCCATCGGTCTCCCTGGCGCCCCAGATCTTATCGCTGCCCGAAAGGCTGCCGACTTCCTTGGTACTATCCACCACGAATACAACTTTACCGTTCAGGAGGGTCTTGATGCCATCCCTGAAGTCATCCACCACCTTGAGACTTATGATGTTACCACTGTCCGAGCTAGTACCCCTATGTACCTTCTCAGTAGGAAGATCAAAGCTATGGGTGTGAAGATGGTCTTGTCTGGTGAGGGTAGTGACGAAATCTTTGGTG GTTACCTCTACTTCCACGCCGCTCCCACCGCCAAAGACTTCCACGAGGAATGCGTTAAGCGTGTGAAGAACCTCCACACCGCTGACTGTCTCCGTGCCAACAAGTCTACCATGGCTTGGGGTCTTGAAGCCCGTGTTCCCTTCCTTGACAAGACTTTCCTAGAGGTCTCCATGAACGTCGATGCCAAGTACAAGATGTTCTCCAAGGGCACTCACCAAGAGGTTGACGAGGATGGTCGACccaagatggagaagtacATCTTGAGAAAGGCGTTTGACTGCTCTCCTGAGGGGAAGGCGTACTTGCCTGACTCTATCCTCTGGAGGCAAAAAGAACAATTCTCTGATGGTGTCGGTTACTCTTGGATTGACGG CATGAAGGACCACGCCGCCGCGATCGTCTCCGACGAAAAGTTCGCCAACCGAGCCACCCGATGGCCCCTCGATACTCCTGATACCAAGGAGGCTTATTGGATCCGTGAGATCTTTGAACACCACTTCCCTACTGAAGCGGCTGCCAAGACTGCTGTCCGATGGGTCCCCAAGCAGGAATGGGGTGTGTCTTCCGACCCTTCCGGTAGGGCTGTGTCTATCCACACTGCGGCGTATGCGGACGGCGAGGCCAAGGCTTAA